tctcgaccatggtctcacatcgccctagacttcattaccggtctgcctttgtctgcggggaagactgtgattcttacggttgtcgataggttctctaaggcggcacatttcattcccctcgctaaacttccttccgctaaggagacggcacaaatcattatcgagaatgtattcagaattcatggcctcccgttagacgccgtttcagacagaggcccgcaattcacgtcacagttttggagggagttctgtcgtttgattggtgcgtccgtcagtctctcttccgggtttcatccccagtctaacggtcaagcagagagggccaatcagacgattggtcgcatactacgcagcctttctttccagaaaccctgcgtcttgggcagaacagctcccctgggcagaatacgctcacaattcgcttccttcgtctgctaccgggttatctccgtttcagagtagtctgggttaccagcctcctctgttctcatcccagcttgccgagtccagcgttccctccgctcaagcgtttgtccaacgttgtgagcgcacctggaggagggtgaggtctgcactttgccgttacagggcacagactgtgagagccgccaataaacgcaggattaagagtccNNNNNNNNNNNNNNNNNNNNNNNNNNNNNNNNNNNNNNNNNNNNNNNNNNNNNNNNNNNNNNNNNNNNNNNNNNNNNNNNNNNNNNNNNNNNNNNNNNNNATGGTGAAGAGCCCTAATCCTTCCTGGACAGCCTGCCTGGCGTCAAGGTAGTCAAGGTGAGATACAGAAATAGCCCTAACCCTTCCTGGACAGCCTGCCTGGCGTCAAGGTGTCAAGGTGAATGGTGAATAGCCTAATCCTTCCTGGACAGCCTACCTGGCGTCAAGGTGGTCAAGGTGAGATGGTGAATAGCCCTAACCCTTCCTGGACAGCCTGCCTGGCGTGAAGGTGGGACTGTGGGAAATGTTCTGACCATATTTCCATTTGACTAGGACCCACCAACTATTGGAGGCCCCATTGTCTGTGAAGAGTTATTTTATTTTTGCCCCCCTTTTATCCTCCTGAAAATGCTTTGTAaatcactccttccttcctttttgTGGTCTCCTCTCAGATGAGTGTGCCAGTGGGGACAGTGGAGTAGCAGAAACCAACGGGGCTCTGTCCATGCCTGTCATCCCCATGAACACAGCAGCTGAGGCCATCATCAACATGATCAACCAGGGACAGATACAGGTCACCATCAACGGATTTACTGTCAGCAacggactggccaccacacaggtactggagaggagggggactggccaccacacaggtactggaggggaggggactggccaacacacaggtactggagggagagggggactggccaccacacaggtactggaggagggactggccaacacacaggtactggaggggaggggactggccaccacacaggtactggaggggagggggactggccaccacacaggtactggagggagggggactggccaccacaggtactggagggagggggacaccacacaggtactggagggagggggactggccaccacacaggtactggaggggggggactggccaccacacaggtactggagggagggggactggccaccacacaggtactggagggaggggactggccaccacacaggtactggagggaggggggactggccaccacacaggtactggagggagggggactggccaccacacaggtactggagggaggggggactggccaccacacaggtactggagggagggggactggccaccacacaggtactggagggagggggactggccaccacacaggtactggagggagggggactggccaccacacaggtactggagggagggggactggccaccacacaggtactggagggagggggactggccaccacacaggtactggagggagggggactggccaccacacaggtactggagggagggggactggccaccacacaggtactggagggagggggactggccaccacactggagggagggggactgggCCACCACACAGGcactggagggaggggactggccaccacacaggtactggagggagggggactggccaccacacaggtactggagggagggggactggccaccacacaggtactggaggggggggggactggccaccacacaggtactggagggagggggactggccaccacacaggtactggagggagggggactggccaccacacaggtactggaggaggggggacaccacacaggtactggagggagggggactggccaccacacaggtactggagggagggggactggccaccacacaggtactggagggaggggggactggccaccacacaggtactggagggaggggggactggccaccacacaggtactggagggagggggactggccaccacacaggtactggagggaggggggactggccaccacacaggtactggagggagggggactggccaccacacaggtactggagggagggggactggccaccacacaggtactggagggagggggactggccaccacacaggtactggagggagggggactggccaccacacaggtactggagggaggggggactggccaccacacaggtactggagggagggggactggccaccacacaggtactggagggagggggctggcCACTACACTGGGGGACTGGTACACTGGGGGGGCTGGCCACTACACTGGggggggactggccaccacacaggtactggagggagggggctggccactacacaggtactggagggagggggactggccaccacacaggtactggagggaggggactgaggggagggggggactGGCCACTACACTGGTACACTGGCCACTACTGGTACTGGGGTACTGGGGAGgctggccaccacacaggtactggagggagggggactggccaccacacaggtactggagggggggggactggccaccacacaggtactggaggggagggggactggccaccacacaggtactggagggaggggactggccaccacacaggtactggagggagggggactggccaccacacaggtactggagggaggggactggccaccacacaggtactggagggaggggaggctggCCACtacacaggtactggagggagggggactggccaccacacaggtactggaggggaggggactggccaccacacaggtactggagggaggggactggccaccacacaggtactggagggaggggactggccaccacacaggtactggagggagggggactggccaccacacaggtactggagggagggggactggccaccacacaggtactggagggagggggactggccaccacacaggtactggagggaggggggctggccaccacacaggtactggagggaggggggctggccaccacacaggtactggagggaggggggctgGCCACTACACTGGGGGGCTGGCCACTCACACTGGGGGGGCTGGCCACTACACTGGTACTGGGGGCTGGCCTGGCCACtacacaggtactggagggagggggactggccaccacacaggtactggaggggtggggacacatacacacactgataccacTACACACAGGAAATGGATAAGAATGAATATCAGTTTATTTTGTTGGTTGGAAGATGCACCTTTGTGGTTGATCTTTGATCCCAGCCATATGACATGACTAGAGTCTAGTGTTACATCTCCTGTATACTGTGTGTTTTCAGATACTTCCATTGGAGGTGGTTGTAGTATCAGggtctgtctccctccaggtatgacacacacacagggtagtACTAGAGAAAGACATTGGGTCACTTGCATGTCTACATTTGGGTTAGGACACCTGGGGAAATGGTTCCATTACTGTTGTCTGTTTTCTCAGCTCTGAGACCGAACAGGGGTGTAAGGAAACACTGTTACTACGCACTggcctctcctcatccccctctcttcctctctctgcccccccccctccccctctgtttctctctggtcATAAATCTCTCCATCGTAACCACCGCCTTGTCCTCCATCTCAGATCAACAACAAGGCGGCTACAGGAGAAGAGGTGCCTCGTACCATCGTGGTGACAACCCGCTCCCAGTACGGCCTGCCTGAAGACTCCATCGTCTACTGCAACTTCAACCAGCTCTACAAAATCGACCCTCCCACCCTGCAGATGTGGGCCAATGTAAGCATCAAGCTAGAAAACACTGTTCCAATCATCCTGTTGTCTGAGGTCTTTATGTTTCTTAAGGAATTCCTCTTGTCCCTGACTCTCCGGGTGAAATGGCATCTTAGTCCCTATGTGATAGTCTATTAGCTTTGACCAGGCCTtatgctctggtcaacagtagtacactatatagggactctggtcaacagtagtacactatatagggctctggtcaacagtagtacactatataggggctctggtcaacagtacactatataggtgctcgggtcaacagtagtacactatataggtgctcgggtcaacagtagtacactatataggtgctcgggtcaacagtagtacactatatagggactctggtcaacagtagtacactatataggggctctggtcaacagtagtacactatataggggctctggtcaacagtagtacactatataggggctctggtcaacagtagtacactatatagggactctggtcaacagtagtacactatataggggctctggtcaacagtagtacactatatagggactctggtcaacagtagtgccatttcagacacaccgCAACTTACTCACCATCTCTCCTGTAGATCCTGAAGCGTGTTCCCAACAGTGTTCTGTGGTTGCTGCGTTTCCCTGCGGTGGGCGAGCCCAACATCCAGCAGTACGCCCAGAACTTCGGCCTGCCAGGCTCCCGCATCATCTTCTCTCCCGTGGCGCCCAAGGAGGAGCACGTGAGACGGGGCCAGCTGGCCGACGTGTGTCTGGACACGCCCCTCTGTAACGGACACACCACCGGCATGGACGTGCTCTGGGCCGGGACACCCATGGTTACCATGCCAGGTGAGACTTTGCACTCGTTCACTAGCCTCCACAAATCAAAGCGTTGGATTGGTGTTGACATGAGCTGGAGGGAGTTTCTGCGTCCCAGTCATTTCCTTTCTAATCTGTGATGGGAACAAATACACACTACAGAGAAAGGAGGGATAATTGGGGTGAACGGTTCTGTGTGCTGTTGTAACGGTGGTGGGTGAACGACAGGTTGGTGTTTAAATGTGCCGTGTGCCCGTACAGGTGAGACCCTGGCGTCGCGTGTGGCAGCCTCTCAGCTACAGTGTCTGGGCTGTCCTGAGCTCATCGCCCACACCAGACAGGAATATGAGGACGTGGCTGTCAAACTGGGCTGTGACATGGAATAGTAAGGACCTCTGACCAACACACACTCCAGCTTGTTCTGTCTCTCAATCCtcctccgtctcttctctctcaatctgcctcctctcttctctctctcaatctgcctccctctcttctctctctcaatctgcctccctctcttctctctctccctctcttctctctctcaatctgcctcctctcttctctctctcaatctgcctcctctcttctctctctcaatctgcctcctctcttctctctctcaatctgcccctctcttctctctctcaatctgcctccctctcttctctctctcaatctgccccctctcttctctctctcaatctgcctcctctcttctctctctcaatctgcctccctcttctctctctcaatctgcctccctcttctctctctcaatctgcctccctcttctctctctcaatctgcctccctcttctctctctcaatctgcctccctctttctctctctcaatctgcctccctcttctctctctcaatctgcctccctcttctctctctcaatctgcctccctcttctctctcaatcaatctgcctccctcttctctctctcaatctgcctccctcttctctctctcaatctgcctccctcttctctctctcaatctgcctccctcttctctctctcaatctgcctccctcttctctctctcattctgcctccctcttctctctctcaatctgcctccctcttctctctctcaatctgcctccctcttctctctcaatctgcctccccctcttctctctctcattctgcctccccctcttctctctctcattctgcctccctctcttctctctctcaatctgcctccctctcttctctctctcaatctgccttctctctctcaatctgcctccctctcttctctctctcaatctgccttctctctctcaatctgcctccctctcttctcactctcaatctgcctccctctcaatctgcctcctctcttctctctctcaatctgcctcctctctctcaatctctctcaatctgcctcctctctctcaatctgcctcctctctctcaatctgccttctctctctcaatctgcctccctctcttctctctcaatctgcctccctctcttctctctcaatctgcctcccGCTCTCAATCTGCCTCCCGCTCTCAATCTGCCTCCCGCTCTCAATCTGCCTCCCGCTCTCAATCTGCCTCCCGCTCTCAATCTGCCTCCCGCTCTCAATCTGCCTCCCGCTCTCAATCTGCCTCCCGCTCTCAATCTGCCTCCCGCTCTCAATCTGCCTCTCGCTCTCAATCTGCCTCTCGCTCTCAATCTGCCTCTCGCTCTCAATCTGCCTCTCGCTCTCAATCTGCCTCCTTCTCTTCTCGCTCTcaatctgcctccctctcttctcaccaTTGCTGTAACTGATCCGGTTCTCCCCCCAGTCTGAAGATGATCCGGTCCCGTGTGTGGAAACAGCGTATCTGCAGCCCTCTGTTCAACACCAAGCAGTACACTATGGATCTGGAGAAGCTCTACCTGCAGATGTGGGAGCGTCACGCCAGCGGCAGCAAGCCAGACcacctggtcaaactgcagcccGTCGAGAGCAGTGAGAGCGCCTGAAGTCCCAGACCcagggtgtgtcccaaatggcatcctattctctatatagtacactgccTATGACCGAGGCCCGAGacataggtagtgcactacaaaaaGGAACATGGTGCTTTATGGGacgcgacccccccccccccccccctgaaccTGACGTCCCATCAATCGATGCACGTCGCCctcaccctgacctctaacccccagaCTTCTTAACTCCAGTCCCTCCAGAGCAGCAGAAGCATCTGGGCTTGAACTCTGACCCCCAATCGCCCCTAACCCACCACTCTGCCCCTCCTGCCCAAAGCCTAGCTCCTATCTGCTCCCCTTTAGCCCCCTtcatccctgcctccctcccctgtGACTTGGACTCTTGTCTGTTGTAGAGCCTGCAGGTGTGTCTCCCTTTACCCCCTCCCTGCCATTCACCTCCCTCGTCATCATATCCCATCCATGTTGGTTCCCCTGAGCCAGACTGAGCCAGAACCACTCTGCCCTTCACCTGAGACTCTTCCCCCAAACCACAGCATCCATACTGGGTACGAGAGGAGGAACaccccttctccatccctccctccatacagCGCCTAGAAGAGACCCCCCCCTTGGCTTTTTCACTTCccttctgtgtgtgtatatgggacCCGTTAGGGCCTTGAGGTTTGAGAACCAGTCCCAAGCCTCCATGTAATAATTGAATATGTAATAAGAGGTTGATGTTATAAGAGTACAAAGGGACTGTGTTGAAGATCTAGTCACTCGTCTTGAACTAAAAACATTGAATCGGCTTAAACATGTTAAAACATTGTCTTTAGTTTGCAGCTGCTCTTGGTAACTCTGCCAGGATTTGAGTAAGATAGTTTCATTATCAGATTTCAGAGAGAAAGATCATAACCACTTCCTTCCCCTACCACCCAAATGCCAACTTTGAAGGATTTTGTCATGTGTCAATGtaagaaaacaaaaaaaatattctCGATGGCTTTGTCCTCTTGTTCGATGTCACGCACTATGCTTGTTAAGACCAAACCttgtggataaagagagaggagtttCAGTACTACCCCATTGGAATGGCCCTCTTTTTCTTTCACCCTTCGTTATGCTGCTCCTCTCCCCATGCAATGATTGATTTTTATCACTCAAACCAGGAATGGCCTAGGTAAGTATTTTCTGAGCAGTTTTAGTTTTGTACTCTTGCCTTTGTTTTATTGAAGCTCTGTCTGGTATGCTGCAAGGCTCTGACTCCATGTCTGTTGAAATAAAGAAATAAGGCCAACCTCTGGGAATGTGTGGATCATTTTACTACCATAAATCAGGGTCGTGTTGGAGCACATTCACCCATATTGCTTCCACCTTACAGACCCGTTTTTGTTTTACTCAATTTGGTATATAAAAACTATTTAGAATTTTCTGTGGAACTGTGGCGTTTTTCAAAGCTGTAAATAGATTTTCTAAATGTAACATCCTATAGTAGTGTAATAGTTACGAAACAGCAAAtgcattcttcaaaataaaaccGCCTtctaaacaaataaaataaataaatacgcgggactcccttcaaattagtggattttaATTTTTCAGAAAACACCTGTTGTGTACAATCAAGTACACAGCgacgcaatctccatagacaaacattgccagtAGAAAGGTCTTAATAAAGAGCacggtgactttcaacgtggcactgtcatagatTCCACCTTTCCAACGAGTCCGTTCATATTGTTTATGGCCTGCTGAAACAGCCCCcggtcaactgcaagtgctgttattgtgaagtggaaacgtctaggagcaacaacggctcaaccgcgaagtggtaggccacaagcacacagaacgggaccgccgagcgCTATAGTGTGTAAAGATATTTGGggaatgccaggagaatgctacgtGCCCAATGCATCATGCCAACTAAGTTTGGAGGAGAAAcaatgttctggggctgtttttcatggttcgggcttggcCTCTTAgtaccagtgaagggaaatcttaatgctacagcatacaatgacattctagatgattctgtgcttccaacttcggcaacagtttggagaaggccctttcctgtttcggcATGACAATGACCCCCGGTGTAAGGTGTGGTCCATACAGAAGTGGTTTGTCGAGATagctgtggaagaacttgactgtcctggacagagccctgacctcacccccaatgaacacctttgggatgaattggaacgccaactgcgagccaggcctaattgcccaaaatCAGTGCCGACCTCACGAATGTTCTtgtctgaatggaagcaagtcccagcaatgttccaacattagTGGAAAACctcagagtggaggctgttacagcagcaacaggGGGGAACCAACTCTATTTTAATACtcgattttggaatgagatgttcaatgatcaagtgtccacatacttttggtaatgtagtgtatgtttACTTATTTAAGTGAGCTAGGGTATTTGGACCTGCATTGTTATGTTGAATGATGTCATGTTTTTAGGCCTGAGAAACAAGactccctggtctgatgaaaccaagattgaactctttgacccaaatgccaagcatcacatcttgaggaaacctggcaccatccctatggcttagcgtggtggcagcatcatactgtggggatgttttatagcggcagggactgggagactaatcggGATCGAGGGAAACataaacagagaaaagtacagagatccttgatgacaacctcctccagagggctcaggacctcagactggagagaaggttcacgatcctaagcacacacccaagacaacgcaggatcctaagcacacacccaagacaacgcagaagtggctctgggacaaatctctgaatgaccttgagtggcccagccagagcccggaattgaacccgatctaacatctctggagagacctgaaaatagctgtgcagcaacgctccccatccaacctgacagagaagattgggagaaactccccaaatacaggtgtgccaagcttatagcgtcatacccaagaagactccaggctgaaatcgctgccaaaggtgcttataaacaaagtactgagtaaagggtctgaatacttacgtaaatgggatatttccgtttttttatttgtaatacatttgcaaagatttctgcaatcctgtttttgctttgtcatctgttattgtattttcctcaatctacacatctaatccattttagaataaggctaacaaAACTTGGAAAAAGTGAATGAATGCACTAATTTCAGCCAATAGTTTAAGTTGGTACCCATTTTTTATGTACTACATCATCCAATTGTGTACTATTTCACAAATCCAATTCTGCAATATGTTATGCTTAAGATCCTGGAGGGCATCTTTAAGTTAAAGTACATTATGTGCACTACTTTATCACGcactgataaaaaaaaaaagctgCAACAAGTCTTGTTTGGTGGAACCACGGCACCGGTGGGTAAATGCACATGTTTTCTTTATGCAAACTAGAATATTTGCTTGGAAATCTGTCGCCATGGAAACCTAACTTGTGTAATTGACATGTGGTGTAATGTGTTGCTGCTTGTGGGATCACCATCCATAACATCCACATTAGTTTCAGTTCATGACTGAAGCATTTCTAAGCTGTATTCTACAAGAGTATAGGTACATAATTCATTTTAAAATTCCAAATAAATATATAGCAATAGATTGCGGCATTAACAGCGATTTTTGCACCACAAACAATGCCGACCTTCATGTTATGGAGAAGGTTGTACTTTCTCCTTGTCACGTCTCAGCTCTTGATGTTTGACCTTGATGGCTGTTTGATGCTGCACAGGGTCAAAGGAACCCTTGATCACTGTGCCACGGCCGCAAATAGATGCCACAGGAGATGGTTAAATCAAATGGCagtaatacagtggggcaaaaaagtatttagtcagctaccaattgtgaaagttctcccacttaaaaagatgaggcctgtaaatgttcatcataggtacacttcaactatgacagacaaaatgagaaaaaaaatccagaaaatcacattgtaggatttttaatgaattaatttgctGTGTTGAGCTGTGTTGCACCTAAACCATGCTTGAAACTCTGCATTTGTTTAACGATGCCACACGCAATTGAAGGAGTCGAGAAATAAACGTGGTAGCAATGTAAAACTGGGTTCCCCCCTCATTTTTTTAAGGGACAAAACTGCTTTTAAAAGTGTTTTTGCGAGATAACATTAAGACTTGCTGTGCATTGATTGCTTGTCAGAGAACTTGTTTCCCTCCTATGGCTCCCACAACTTGAATGCACCTCAAGAGGAATATTTATCTCACATAGAACACACAACAAGCAGACTAGATAAATAGATCAACTATTCTACTATGTGGTTGTCCGATTTTGTTTTAATAAAAATATTACATGGCAAAACAGTAGCACTGGAAAGTTCCATCCTGAGTCAAGTTTAGGCTTTGAAATACTTTTCCAGCAGCTACAAACAGCTGTCTGAGTTAAAGCGCTGTGCATTATAGAGACTATGTCATCCTGTTCATCTGAACAGAGTGTCATCAACAACCATGCATGTTGGTTCAGTGCATTTTTATAGTGACGTGCGTGCAGCTTCATCACATTCCATCTCATTCTCACTGTAGTCATCAGACCgatgtcttcctctccctcaggCTCCCCCCTGCTCCCCAAGCCAGACAGGTCAACCTCCTCATCCTTCACACGCAGCATttctacacatacagagacagaacaTGATGCATCAAATATACTGATGTGAATTCAGGGAAGCCACATCCAAGACTCGAACCTGGATCCTGCGACTGTCAACCCAACATCTTAGCAATTACGTAAAGAGCTCCAAACCTCTTGACGAGGTCACTAGGTGTTATGGTTAAGGTCACTAGGTGTAATGTTTAAGGTCACTAGGTGTTATGGTCACTAGGTGTTATGGTTAAGGTCACTACAATACTGTCAGATGCTTCAATATTGTAAATGAATAAAAGGCACCCCTCCTTTTGGTGAGGTTTGGTGGTTGCTTagttttagcatgggcagcaccTAACTATGGTCCAAATACACCCTTTCTCTATGGACTCAGGTAGCCAAGCGGttcagagcat
This DNA window, taken from Oncorhynchus gorbuscha isolate QuinsamMale2020 ecotype Even-year linkage group LG13, OgorEven_v1.0, whole genome shotgun sequence, encodes the following:
- the LOC123992392 gene encoding UDP-N-acetylglucosamine--peptide N-acetylglucosaminyltransferase 110 kDa subunit-like, encoding MVNSLILPGQPTWRQGGQDECASGDSGVAETNGALSMPVIPMNTAAEAIINMINQGQIQVTINGFTVSNGLATTQILPLEVVVVSGSVSLQINNKAATGEEVPRTIVVTTRSQYGLPEDSIVYCNFNQLYKIDPPTLQMWANILKRVPNSVLWLLRFPAVGEPNIQQYAQNFGLPGSRIIFSPVAPKEEHVRRGQLADVCLDTPLCNGHTTGMDVLWAGTPMVTMPGETLASRVAASQLQCLGCPELIAHTRQEYEDVAVKLGCDMEYLKMIRSRVWKQRICSPLFNTKQYTMDLEKLYLQMWERHASGSKPDHLVKLQPVESSESA